Part of the Leptospira montravelensis genome, TTAATTTCGGACTCACCGAGTGGGGCTTTGGATTGGGCTGTCAGAGAAAGACTGACAAAAGTTAGGCAAATGATGATGGAACGAGAAATTCTCATTGTTTCCTCACGAAATTTGGGGTAAAGATGCCCACAAGAATAACAACCTTTGTGATTCTGCAAAGCAAGTTTTAGAATAAAAATCTATTTACCGGGGGCCTGATCTTCAAAATTCTGTGGGAGAATGCCTACATTTACGCACAGAGTCTTCAATTTTAATGCCGGCCCTGCCATGTTGCCCACAGAAGTCATGGAGGAAGCACAAAGTGAGTTCCTAAATTACAAGGGAACTGGTATGTCCGTTATGGAAATGAGCCACAGGGGAACGGTTTTCCAAAATATTTTGGACGAATCACTCAGTGACCTAAGGGAATTACTCAACCTACCTTCCCGTTATGCGGTGGTCTATTTCCCAGGTGGAGCCACTTTACAATTTTCTGCCATTCCCTTTAATTATTTAAAAGCGGGAGACTCTGCTGATTTTGCACTCACCGGAGTTTGGGCCAAAAAAGCCTTTGAAGAAGCAAAGAAATTTTACCCGAATGTAAAATCCATTTTTAACGGGGCAGATTCTAAGTATATGGAACTTCCCGCCATCAACGATGAAGTCGTAAATGATGGGGCAAAATATGTTTATATCACTTCCAACAATACCATTTATGGAACTCGTTATAAAACTTTTCCTAAGTTACAAAAGACTCCTCTTTTTGCGGACATGACAAGTGAACTTCTTAGTCGTAAACTTCCCATTGAAGATTTTTCTGTCATCTTTGCGGGAGCACAAAAAAACATTGGGCCGTCTGGACTCACACTTGTCATTTACGACAAAGAAAAATTGCCAAGTATGGATCATCCCATACCCAACCTAATGAACTTTGCACTGATGGAAAAAAATGGATCTTTGTACAACACACCTCCTACTTATTCCATCTACATTGCAGGACTCGTGTTTAAATACTTAAAACGGAAGGGTGGCCTTGCGGCAATGGAAGCCACAAACGAAAGGAAAGCTAAAAAATTGTATGATGCCATTGATGCCTCCAAACTTTTTTATGCACCGGTTCCAGAAGAGTTTCGATCTGTTATGAATGTGGTTTTTAGAAGCCATAACGATAGTTTAGATTCTCAATTTTTATCCCTTGCCGAAGAACAAGGGTTTGCTGGACTCAAAGGATACCGCGAAGTGGGTGGATTCCGTGCCAGTATTTACAATGCGATGCCGGAAGAAGGTGTAGATGCACTGATTTCCTTTATTAAAGAATTTGAAAGAACAAATGGGTAGTTTACCAAAAGTATCCCATTTATTCTTTTTTATTTTCGTAGGATCCGTCTCTGCCCATTCCCTTTGGATTCCTGAAGGGAACTTGGGATGGGAAGCAGCGAATGATTGTTATTTGCCATTAAAAAAAGAAATCCCAGCTGGTCCCATTAGTCCCAATCTTATCAATTTAGACCGAACTAAGATGGAAGAATATGCGAAAGAATCAGCAGAACTTCGCCTAAATTCCCTAAACTGTTTTTATGATCAAGTATCCAAAAACCTTCCTAAGGATGACCCACTATCTCTCGATTTAGGGGAGTATTTTAAGGCCTCCCTCCTCGCGGGTAAGGAAAAGGAAGAATTGTATTTTTCCTATGAGTGGAGGATTTTACTTTCTGATTCTAGACCTTACCCATTTACACCGGGAGAAGTGAATCTCGCCAAACAATGGTTTGAAGCACATACAGAAGTAAAAGAAGAAATTACAAACCTCTCCATCGAATACCTATCTGAAAAAAATCCAAAAGCAAAATCCAAAAGATATTTAGATCTTTTTACTGGATATTATGGAACCTTACTTCGCGAAAGGGATAAGTTTTTACTCTCTCTTTCCTTAGAATCTTTGAAGTCTTATACAGATGCCCTGAAACAACGAAAGGAAAAAGCCGAATGAAAGAAAAAATTGGAATTGCTTCTGACCACGGAGGATTTGCTCTCAAAGAATTCCTCAGGAAAAGTCTCGAGGAAACTTACGAAATTGTCGATTACGGTACTAAGAGCGAAGAGTCCGTCGACTACCCCACTATCATCGGAGATGCCTGCCGAAAGGTTCTTTCTGGTGAAGTTCCAAGACTTATCGCCCTATGCGGAACAGGCATTGGAGCCTCCATTGTCGCCAACCGTTTCAAAGGCATTCGAGCGGCCCTTTGCCATGATGAGTTTACGGCGGAAATGTCCAAACGCCATAACAACGCCAATGTTTTGGTTTTAGGGGGAAGGGTTCTCGGAACAGATTTAGCACAGAGAATCGTAAAAAAATGGATAGAAACAGAATTCGAAGGTGGAAGGCACCAAAAACGATTGGGACTCATCGAAGAACAATCGTAGTATTATTCTTCATTTGGGGTCTACCAATCTTTGGATGGGAAGTCCCCAAAAAAGAGAATGTAAATCTTGGTCTCTGGAAAAAATTTGGTGTGGTTCAAAATTCAGAGCCAGGCAAAAAAAACTTTCTTAAACCTAAAGAAAATACACCCAAACACGGCGAACTTTTTTTTGATTTTGAAGGAGAGGGTTCCGAACCACAAATCACAGAATCCGGAATTCCTTATAAATCCAAATCGATATCTGTCGTTTCTTCTTCTTATTTAACGGATGACCAATCCTATTTTTTTGGAAAACGTTCTGCCTATTTTTCAGGTCGCAGAAACCAAATCCATCTTTCCGTTTCGGGAAATTCTCTTTTTGGAACCCACCCTGATCCTTTTACCATTTCCATACCCATTCGATTGGGAGAACAAGGAGCAGGTTCAGTGATAATAGATAGAACCGTATTTGTGAAAGGGAAAAAATATGGCATCTCACTAGAGTTAAACGAAAGTAAACCAACTCTCTATGTAAATAACCTTCTCCAAAAATCAGATGGAAGGACAACCAGTTTCATTTTAGAATCACCAGTGAAACTCAAACGAAAAACCTGGGAAGTCATCTCCATTTATTTTGATACACTGGGTCATAAATACACAATGTATCAAAACGGAATCGAAACGGCTGAATATGAAAATAATCAGGCTGATACTATAGGATTTGGATTTCCTGAAAATGATTCGACTCCCCTAGTTCTCGGGAAATCGTTTTATGGTAACTTGGATGGGTTTCATATCCATAAAGGGGAACCTGAAATTGAATATACAAAGTTTGAAAAAGTTCGTTACGATGATGAAACCAAAATTGGTTTTATGGAAGGAAATACGGCGATTTCCCCCGTTTTAGAGACCAAATATAGCAACTCAAGTTTAACGCGCGTTCACTGGAATGTAGAACAACCAAAAGATACAATGTTAGAACTATACTTTCGAGGATCTAACCAAAAGTTTGTGGATTCCAACATTCAACTTCCGTGGACAAGAATCAGATCATTAGAGAGTGACCTTCCCAAAAACAAATTTAAATACTACCAATGGAAATTATGGTTTCGTCCAGACCCAATGGGTAATTCAGTTCCCAAAGTATTAGCCTTATCCTTTGAGTATACAGAACAAACACCGCCGGATGTTCCTACAAGGTTCCGATTGGAATCAAATTCAGAACCTGGAAAACAACTTTGTTTTTTATGGAACTCTAACCACGAAAAGGAAGTCCAAAATGGTGGTGGGTATCTGATTCATTATGGCCTACTGCCCAATCGAATGTTAGGTTCGGTTTTTGTTAAAAAAGATAAAAATGGAAACTTAGCTAAAATTGATGGGAATGAAGACGAAAGTGGATTCCAAAAGAAAAGATTTTGCATTTCGGAAGAAACTTTGGTAAATAATATTTATATTCCAGAAGGGGAACTGAATTCCGATGAATTTAGACCACTTGCTGACCAAGTGGATGTTTCCAGAAAAGAAAAACGAGGACTTTTATTCCAGCCGGGTTTAACTTATTATTTTAGAATCTCATCATACAATCGTTATTTAAATGAATGGGATTCGAAAGACCAAAGAAGTCCACTTTCCCCTGCCATTTCATTTAGTTTCCCAAAAGAAGTTTCGAACTGAAAGTAAAGGAAGGGAGGAAATCTCCCTTTCTAAATCCACTAAAATCAAATCCATTCCTTCTTTTAATGCAATTGCCATTTCTATATCACAAGTTTCAGACATAAAAATTTCTGTTCTCACAGCTTCTGTATCCAAATCAAAAATAGAATCAGTAAGGTTTTCAAGATAACTAAGGATTTGTTTTTTTTTCTCAAACCCTATTTCTCCTAAAAGTTGAAATAATAAAAAAATAGATAGGGCTGAAGTATAAAATCTATAGTGTTTATCCAATGATTCAAACAAAAGGTTTTGAATTTTTGTTTTCCGCGAGGAACGTAACAAAGCAAAAAGAAGTGAGGAGGTCAAATAAAGTTTCAATCGAATAACTCCACTAGAGCAACAACTGCTTGTCTTTTCAGAAGTTCCGACTTTTGTATAATTTCATTTTTAAGAGCCATACGAACTAACTCTCCTTGCGAAACGCCCCTCCTTTTTGCTTCATTTTTTAATAAAATCTGTTCCTCTTCCGAAAGCAGAATTTGAAATCGTTTATCTATTTTTGCCATTAGTCTTCTTCTTCCAGTTCCTTTTCTGCCTTTTCGAATTTTCGCCAATACAAACTGGCATCTTGCCACTGCCCCAAAGATTCATAAAGGGATGCAATATTATAATATGATTCCGTCAAACGGTAATCTAATTTTACAGCCTTTTGAAAAAGCTTAATCGACTTTTCTTTGTTATCCGAAAACCATTCACTAAAAGCCCAAAGATAATACCATCTTCCTAAGTTTGGATCTCTGGGACGTACTTTTTCTAAATGTAAAACATTCTCTTGGAAAAGTTTGGAAGAAAGATTATAATTTTTTTGAATGAGTTTTGCTTTATTGATTCTGTCTTCAGCTGGTTCATCAGGTCTAGGAACCGACAAATCGTTTCTATAGAGTAAGGCTTTCGCATATAATAATTTAAAATACAATTCGTTTTGGCTGAGGTCAAGATATCGCTCCAAATAGGGAATGGAGGAAGTTTCCTCATCTACTTTGTGAAGATTATAAATTTGTTTTTTTAGAGCCGAAGTTTCTTCTTTTTTTTTGCTACCGCCGGCCCATACACTTTGGATGGAAAAGAGAAAAAAACAAATTAGTTTAAAAGTATAGGTAGAAATTCTGTCCATCATCAGGAAATTTCATCGATTTGATTTCATGGCGAAAAGGTAATTCTTGTAATTTTTGAATTACGGAAAGATATAAATCCTTTGCCGTTACTATTAACATAGAATTAGGTGATGTTTCAATCAATCGATCTTTGCTTTCTAAATAAGTTTGAATGGAATCAATAAAATGCTTTTTGGAACGTTCCCATTCTGGTGTTGGATGATATTCAGGCCATTGGATACGAAGAACCGAAGTGGACCGTTTTCCACCAAAGGTGGCTTGCATAAAGGAACGGATCATCCAAGACAAACTATCCTTTAAAAATTCAGGTTTTCTTTCTTCTTTTTCTACAAGGACATGAAGGGCAGGAATTACCTGACGAAGTTTCTCCAGGATCATACGTTTATGAGAATCTAAAAACTTTGCCCTTTCTTCTTTATTTAAAAGCACTAAGAAGATACCTGGAAAACCTAAAGATTCCATATGAAAAGCAATGATGGCTTCTGTTTGTAGAAGAATCTCCCAAGAGAATTTTTTAGCAATAAAACGGTCAAGCCTTACCGTATCATCTACATCAAACATTGCAAATCCCGACTCATCAAAAGGTAAATACGGGTCATGGTGTAAAAAAATTAAGTTAGAACGAGTGTTATAGTCGAGTCCCGACGAAATTTGGTTATGAAAGGAACCCAAGGAATCATTCAAAAATAAATAGGAAAACCTTGGCGAACCCAGTCTGGAAATAAAGTTTTTTGTATAACCTACAATCCCATCATAAGAAATTTCGTTTTCACGATAAATTTTATCAAGTAAAGCATATTCCACTCTTTTTTCTTCAGGAACCAATGTGGGGAAATTTTCGATAGAAGGTTTGGGTGTGGTTACTTCCTGTGTTTCTTCTCTTTGGGTTACTGATTGAACCAATTTCTCCAACTCAGGATTAAAAATAGTTTCTCGTTTTTTTTGTACTGCATCTAAGATGGCCACTCGTCTCCAAGTAGCAGGAGGTAAAATTTTAAAACTCGTTTTTTTCACAGGATTTGTATTCTTTATAACGGGTTCCATTTTTGTTTCAATTCCTTCTTTATGAACTGCTACTTTTTTTATCACCACTTCTTTCTCGAATGACTCTTCACTCACTAAGGGGGATTCCCCTAACATAACGCGATGATCCCATTTTCTTTTGAAAGATGCCCATAAAACAAAAAATATCCAAGGTCCAATAAACAAATATCCAAAACTAAATAAATAAGGAGGGAAGGAAGAATAACGATATACTGACAATCCTGATAAAAAACCAGGTTTACCATGTTCTTTTGCTATATAATAGGAATGAAATTTATGATGTAAAAAACCTACAGACTGTTTTTTTGAATCCAAATGAACAAACCGAGATGTATCTTCTACTTTCCAGGTTCTTGGATTAAATAATACTTGCTCCTTACTTTTGTTATCCGAAAGTTTTGCAGAGACCAATGGAAAATAAAACTCATCACGGTCTTTTTCTTTTTTAGCTTGTAGAAAATTGGAATCAAGAACCGCTATTAAAATGTTTATATTGGCATCTTTATGATTTCTTTTAGGAATTAAATATACCAAATCAAATTCTGATTCCACAAGTACCGTAATCGGATGTTTTTGTATCCTTTGAAATAATCCAAAAATTTCAGTTCCGAACCGGTTTTGTATAGTTTTGTTTTCTTTAGTTCCCTCTTTCCAAAGGTAAATTTCAGAGACAATTCTTTCAGTTTCGCCTTGTCCCCCACCTTCACCCAAACCTTCGCGGAGAAGATTTTTTTCAAGAACTGAAAGAGTTTCTTCAAATTGCATTAACCGATGTTTGGTCCAAGGTTTATAATACCTGTAGTCTGGAAAAAGTTCATAACTTTTCTGGTAAAACAAAAGTAAAATAAGATAAACAATGACTGGTAAAAGAATTCTTCGTTTGAATTGAAATCCAGGTGTATGAACGACAATCCAAATAAAACGTATATAAAATAAGCCCGTAAAGGTAACGAGAAAAAGTATAAAACACCCAAAACGAATTTCATCAGCTTCTGTGTCAGCTTGCCGAAGTAAATAAACTGAAAATTTTTCTGTTTTTTCCAAAAGGAGTTTTGAATCTTCACCATCTAACTGCCAAGTAATGGTTTGTCCTTCCTTTCCAGAAAATAGTCCTAATAGTTGGTTAACCTCTCTATCCCCTGTCAAAATCGATTCATCATTGGTATAAAGAATTTTTTGTGACTTGGGATCAAAAGCCCAATATAAATATCCATATTCTAAATTAGCATTTTGAATTTGTTTTGGCAATGTTGGACCAGGAGGAAAAACAACAAAGAATTTTCCAGATAAGTCTCTGTACACAAAATCACCGTTAGCTAAGGTTCGAAGATTTCCTTCTAAAAGGCCGGAAGGATCTTGCCTTAGTTCTTGTTGAAAAACTTCATTTGTTTCATTTGTGCTATGAATCAAACGAAGGGAATCATCATACAATCTTACGTAATTTAGTCCTAATGTATGTTTGATGCGATTTGTTACTTGGGAGGCACGGTAAGGTAAGGCCGATTCACGAAAAAAGAACTCTAACGTATTTAAATACTCTTTTGTCCTGTCTTCATCATAACGTTTTAAAGCTGAAACTAAATTGGATTTCAATCGGTAGGGCCGAATCCATTCAAAATACCCAAACAAAACAGAAGTGACAATGAGGGAAACAAGCAAGTATCCAAAAAGAATAGACAGGTTTCCTAAATTCCGTTTCATCATTCTAATTATCGGGTTGTCATTGGCAAAAACCAATCAGTCCAAGGAAAGGAATGATTTTTTATGTATTTTTGGACGGAGTGGGCATCGCCGATTACGATCCCAAATCCAATCCATTTAGTCGGTTTGCCAAAGGTTTTTTAGCACCCGTTGGTGGGATTCCTAAGTCGGACGCTGACTTACCGGTTTCACCTTCGCAATTGCACTATATCAAAACAGATGCCCATATGGGAGTCACAGGCCTTCCTCAGTCTGCCACCGGCCAAACGGCACTTTGGACAGGGATTCCTGGACCTAAGGTGCTCGACCGCCATGTCAGTGGGTTTCCCACCATTACACTACGCAAAATCATAGCCAAATATTCCCTGATCAAAGTCCTAAATGAACAGGGACACCTAAGTGATTTTTTAAATTGTTTTTCGCCTCCCTACCTCAAACACGTGGAGGAAAAACCAAAACTAGTATCAGCTTCCACCTTAGTCCAGTTAGCTAGTGGACGCCCATTAAAAAACTTCGATGACCTTAGTAATGGCAGAGGTCTTTATATGGATATAACACATGAAATTATGGGAACTCTCGGCATTGATATGTTAAAACCGGGAGATCCACTTCTGGAAAGAAGAGATCCCTATAAATTAGGAAAGGAATGTTTCCATAAGTTTTCGCATTACAAGTTGGCTTTGTATGAGTATTTTCTCACCGACAAAGTGGGACATGCAATGGATTGGGAAAAGGCAGAACATATCATTAAAAACTTAGAAGGTTTTTTCCGAGGACTTTTGGAAGGAATCGATCCAAAAAAAGATTTACTGATTGTCTCCAGTGATCATGGAAACATGGAAGATTTAAGTCAAAAAAACCATACGGAAAACCCGGCGGCCACCATCCTCTATGGTAAGGATGCTGACCGCTTCGCTGAAAATATACATTCGCTTGCAGACATTGTTCCAGAAATTTATAAAACTTTTGGAATGGAGGAAGCCCTCCAGAATACAAAATCGAATGAATTTCTAAAGTAGTCCGACTAAAACTCCAAATCATTTCCAGAGTCAGGTTTTGTGGAAACCGAACCTGGTTTGGAATCAGACGATACATCAGAACCATCTAGATCATTGTGGTCGGTAAACTGATCGAGTGATTCTTTTTTCCATGCAATCGCCTTGTCGGTAATCTGGTTTTTAGGGTATTTGTCTACAATCGTTTGAAAGATACCTGCTGCTTTTTCAAACTTACCTTGTCTGAAATAAATAGTTCCTTTTTTATACAAAGCTGCTTGATCGAGCGAATAATCACTGTTATTCAAAACTTTATTTATATAAGTGAGTGATTCGGTTTGTTTTCCCATTGCATCAAAAGACAATGCAATGAAATACAAAGCTTCTTCTTCTTTTTTCGGAGTAGGATTGACGCTGATGACTTTTTGAAATAACTCAATAGCCTTTGAGTATTGTTTTTTTGTATAATTATCTTTTGCATCTTTTAAAACAGAATCCTTATACTCACCTACAACTTTTTCATCAGCACCAGCTAACTGATCAGCGGTTTCAATATATTCATCAAATACATCATAGGAAGCCCAGTCTTTTCCAAGTTTACGTAAAGACCTACCCCATCCAATTCTTGATTCTGTATTGTTAGGATCTTCTTGTAAGGCAAGAGTATAATTTTTACGAGCAGTTTCAAAATTTCCAATTCTGTAATAGTGGTCAGCAAGAGAAAGAAAGGATTTTGACCTTAGTTTATTATCTGAACTTGATTGCAGGACCGATTCTAAATGGACTTTTCCTTCCGACTCGTTTCCAATTTTTAAAAGTAGATTTCCAAGAGAGTAACTCAAACGTTCTTTTTCATCGGGTTTTACATTTGGATTCTTTTTTAACTCTTTATAAATATCAAGTGCTGGATAATAATCAGAGTTTTTTTCTAAAGCTCTTGCCTGGTTGTATTTAATTTGGAATTCATATTTTTCTATTCCACGCTTACCAGCTAACTCAGAAAAGATAGTGATTGCCTTTTCCTTACTTTGTGGGTTCGATTGTTTTAAATACTCTTCCCCTTCTGCAATTTTTTCAAAAATTGCTTGAGACTGATCTTCTTTTACAGAAATATTTGTTTGGTAATAGGCAGTGGAAAGCCCTGCCACAATAAACAAAAAACCCGCTAACGATACAAT contains:
- the serC gene encoding 3-phosphoserine/phosphohydroxythreonine transaminase; the encoded protein is MPTFTHRVFNFNAGPAMLPTEVMEEAQSEFLNYKGTGMSVMEMSHRGTVFQNILDESLSDLRELLNLPSRYAVVYFPGGATLQFSAIPFNYLKAGDSADFALTGVWAKKAFEEAKKFYPNVKSIFNGADSKYMELPAINDEVVNDGAKYVYITSNNTIYGTRYKTFPKLQKTPLFADMTSELLSRKLPIEDFSVIFAGAQKNIGPSGLTLVIYDKEKLPSMDHPIPNLMNFALMEKNGSLYNTPPTYSIYIAGLVFKYLKRKGGLAAMEATNERKAKKLYDAIDASKLFYAPVPEEFRSVMNVVFRSHNDSLDSQFLSLAEEQGFAGLKGYREVGGFRASIYNAMPEEGVDALISFIKEFERTNG
- the rpiB gene encoding ribose 5-phosphate isomerase B — translated: MKEKIGIASDHGGFALKEFLRKSLEETYEIVDYGTKSEESVDYPTIIGDACRKVLSGEVPRLIALCGTGIGASIVANRFKGIRAALCHDEFTAEMSKRHNNANVLVLGGRVLGTDLAQRIVKKWIETEFEGGRHQKRLGLIEEQS
- a CDS encoding LamG-like jellyroll fold domain-containing protein — encoded protein: MVQNSEPGKKNFLKPKENTPKHGELFFDFEGEGSEPQITESGIPYKSKSISVVSSSYLTDDQSYFFGKRSAYFSGRRNQIHLSVSGNSLFGTHPDPFTISIPIRLGEQGAGSVIIDRTVFVKGKKYGISLELNESKPTLYVNNLLQKSDGRTTSFILESPVKLKRKTWEVISIYFDTLGHKYTMYQNGIETAEYENNQADTIGFGFPENDSTPLVLGKSFYGNLDGFHIHKGEPEIEYTKFEKVRYDDETKIGFMEGNTAISPVLETKYSNSSLTRVHWNVEQPKDTMLELYFRGSNQKFVDSNIQLPWTRIRSLESDLPKNKFKYYQWKLWFRPDPMGNSVPKVLALSFEYTEQTPPDVPTRFRLESNSEPGKQLCFLWNSNHEKEVQNGGGYLIHYGLLPNRMLGSVFVKKDKNGNLAKIDGNEDESGFQKKRFCISEETLVNNIYIPEGELNSDEFRPLADQVDVSRKEKRGLLFQPGLTYYFRISSYNRYLNEWDSKDQRSPLSPAISFSFPKEVSN
- a CDS encoding CopG family transcriptional regulator; the encoded protein is MAKIDKRFQILLSEEEQILLKNEAKRRGVSQGELVRMALKNEIIQKSELLKRQAVVALVELFD
- a CDS encoding metalloenzyme, whose product is MIFYVFLDGVGIADYDPKSNPFSRFAKGFLAPVGGIPKSDADLPVSPSQLHYIKTDAHMGVTGLPQSATGQTALWTGIPGPKVLDRHVSGFPTITLRKIIAKYSLIKVLNEQGHLSDFLNCFSPPYLKHVEEKPKLVSASTLVQLASGRPLKNFDDLSNGRGLYMDITHEIMGTLGIDMLKPGDPLLERRDPYKLGKECFHKFSHYKLALYEYFLTDKVGHAMDWEKAEHIIKNLEGFFRGLLEGIDPKKDLLIVSSDHGNMEDLSQKNHTENPAATILYGKDADRFAENIHSLADIVPEIYKTFGMEEALQNTKSNEFLK
- a CDS encoding tetratricopeptide repeat protein; translation: MNRIIVSLAGFLFIVAGLSTAYYQTNISVKEDQSQAIFEKIAEGEEYLKQSNPQSKEKAITIFSELAGKRGIEKYEFQIKYNQARALEKNSDYYPALDIYKELKKNPNVKPDEKERLSYSLGNLLLKIGNESEGKVHLESVLQSSSDNKLRSKSFLSLADHYYRIGNFETARKNYTLALQEDPNNTESRIGWGRSLRKLGKDWASYDVFDEYIETADQLAGADEKVVGEYKDSVLKDAKDNYTKKQYSKAIELFQKVISVNPTPKKEEEALYFIALSFDAMGKQTESLTYINKVLNNSDYSLDQAALYKKGTIYFRQGKFEKAAGIFQTIVDKYPKNQITDKAIAWKKESLDQFTDHNDLDGSDVSSDSKPGSVSTKPDSGNDLEF